A section of the Symphalangus syndactylus isolate Jambi chromosome 19, NHGRI_mSymSyn1-v2.1_pri, whole genome shotgun sequence genome encodes:
- the LOC129458923 gene encoding translationally-controlled tumor protein-like: MIIDRDLISHDEMFSHIYKIWEIADELCLEVEGKQMVSRTDIDDSLIRGNASAEGPKGEGTESTVISGVDIVMNHHLQETSFTKEAYKEYIKDYMKSIKGNLEEQRPERVKPFMTGAAEQIKHILANFKNYQFFIDENMNPDGMVALLDYQEDGVTPHMIFFKDGLEMEKC, translated from the coding sequence ATGATTATCGACCGGGACCTTATCAGCCACGATGAGATGTTCTCCCACATCTACAAGATCTGGGAGATCGCGGACGAGCTGTGCCTAGAGGTGGAGGGGAAGCAGATGGTCAGTAGGACAGACATTGATGACTCGCTCATTCGTGGAAATGCCTCTGCTGAAGGCCCCAAGGGCGAAGGTACCGAAAGCACAGTAATCAGTGGTGTTGATATTGTCATGAACCATCACCTGcaggaaacaagtttcacaaaagaaGCCTACAAGGAGTACATCAAAGATTACATGAAATCAATCAAAGGGAATCTTGAAGAACAGAGACCAGAAAGAGTAAAACCTTTTATGACAGGGGCTGCAGAACAAATCAAGCACATCCTTGCTAATTTCAAAAACTACCAGTTCTTTATTGATGAAAACATGAATCCAGATGGCATGGTTGCTCTATTGGACTACCAAGAGGATGGTGTGACCCCACATATGATTTTCTTTAAGGATGgtttagaaatggaaaaatgttaa